One Malania oleifera isolate guangnan ecotype guangnan chromosome 10, ASM2987363v1, whole genome shotgun sequence genomic region harbors:
- the LOC131166545 gene encoding mavicyanin-like, which produces MTPVLVIAALGVVLSGSLCRGMENFRVGDSVWSIPPYPDFYNDWSSSHFFRVGDSLVFDFESELHNVMEVSRRDYESCTAGNPFRAITVGPATIPLMGERLYFTGGL; this is translated from the exons ATGACGCCGGTGCTTGTGATCGCAGCATTGGGTGTAGTGTTGAGCGGCAGTTTATGCAGGGGAATGGAAAATTTCAGGGTGGGAGACTCTGTTTGGTCCATCCCGCCGTACCCTGATTTCTACAATGACTGGTCTTCTTCTCACTTCTTCCGAGTCGGCGATTCTCTCG TTTTCGACTTTGAATCGGAATTACACAACGTGATGGAAGTGTCAAGGCGAGACTACGAGAGCTGCACCGCCGGCAATCCTTTCAGGGCAATCACGGTGGGTCCGGCGACCATCCCGTTGATGGGAGAGCGTCTCTACTTCACTGGCGGGCTCTAG
- the LOC131166125 gene encoding uncharacterized protein LOC131166125, which translates to MKGMKVKLLKKLKTIRQIGYVKPDRVLHANASDGFVDTFTNDKVQTHLFRREPEKKQIDRIGEAGQELDVIDVSELMRDLEDQEMEFDDDVDNKENIGLPANSKNSIGSTGKSDILAPSELRCRRSGASDAAGLSELRVENFIHNPLLEIDISSFRRPDLNSGSLFDPNLLAAFQQAVTEHNRISEAERKARIDKADCETRKDSIDEPPLKARRVEEKDDPLSHFEEKCPPGGTDSVILYTTSLRGIRKTFENCNSIRFLLESFRVLFYERDLSMHKEFKEEMWTMVGDRGVPPRLFIKGRHIGGAEEVLALHEQGKLRPLLQGIPIDRSQSPCESCAGIRFVLCFRCNGGRKIISDDSSDRCPECNENGLLICPMCC; encoded by the coding sequence ATGAAGGGAATGAAGGTAAAATTGCTGAAAAAACTGAAAACGATTCGGCAAATCGGTTATGTGAAACCAGACCGGGTTCTTCACGCCAATGCATCCGATGGGTTCGTCGATACTTTCACGAACGATAAAGTTCAAACCCATCTATTTCGTAGAGAGCCAGAGAAGAAGCAGATCGATCGGATCGGTGAAGCAGGACAGGAGCTCGACGTTATCGACGTTTCGGAGCTTATGAGAGACCTTGAAGACCAGGAAATGGAGTTCGATGACGATGTGGACAATAAAGAGAACATTGGTCTACCAGCAAACTCGAAAAACTCAATTGGTTCCACGGGCAAGTCAGACATTTTGGCTCCATCCGAGCTCAGATGCCGCCGGAGTGGAGCATCGGATGCCGCCGGATTATCAGAATTGAGAGTCGAAAATTTTATACACAACCCATTATTGGAGATCGACATTTCCTCTTTCAGAAGGCCGGATCTCAACTCCGGCAGCCTCTTCGACCCCAACCTCCTTGCGGCCTTCCAGCAGGCAGTGACAGAGCACAATAGAATTAGCGAAGCAGAGAGGAAAGCTCGAATCGATAAAGCGGATTGCGAAACCCGCAAAGATTCCATCGATGAACCTCCATTGAAGGCTCGTCGGGTTGAGGAGAAAGATGACCCTCTGTCGCATTTCGAAGAGAAGTGCCCGCCGGGCGGAACCGATTCGGTAATTCTTTACACCACGAGTCTCAGAGGGATAAGAAAGACATTTGAAAACTGTAACAGCATTCGGTTCTTGTTAGAAAGCTTCCGGGTACTGTTTTACGAGAGGGATTTGTCGATGCACAAGGAATTTAAGGAGGAAATGTGGACGATGGTGGGTGACAGAGGAGTTCCTCCAAGGCTGTTTATAAAAGGGAGGCACATTGGGGGAGCAGAGGAGGTTCTGGCGCTGCACGAGCAGGGAAAACTCCGGCCGCTACTTCAGGGGATTCCGATCGATCGATCACAGAGTCCGTGCGAAAGTTGTGCCGGAATTCGTTTTGTGCTCTGTTTTAGGTGCAACGGAGGCCGTAAGATTATTTCTGATGACTCGTCGGATAGGTGCCCGGAGTGTAATGAGAATGGATTGCTTATATGCCCAATGTGCTgctga